Genomic segment of Streptomyces zhihengii:
GAGGGTCTCGAAGCCCGCCTTGACCAGCGCGGCGGTGCCACCGCAGAGGACGGCCTGCTCACCGAACAGGTCGGTCTCCGTCTCCTCCTTGAAGGTGGTCTTGATGACGCCGGCGCGGGTGCCGCCGATGCCCTTGGCGTAGGACAGCGCCAGCTCGAAGGCCTTGCCGGTGGCGTCCTGCTCGACGGCGGCGATGCAGGGAACGCCGCGGCCCTCCTCGTACTGACGGCGGACCAGGTGGCCCGGGCCCTTGGGGGCGACCATCGCGACGTCGACACCGGCCGGCGGCTTGATGAAGTCGAAGCGGATGTTGAGGCCGTGACCGAAGAACAGGGCGTCGCCGTCCTTCAGGTTGTCCTTGATCGACTCCTCGTAGACCTGGGCCTGGATCGGGTCCGGGACGAGGATCATGATGACGTCGGCCTCGGCGGCGGCCTCGGCCGGGGTCACCACGCGCAGGCCCTGCTCCTCGGCCTTGGCCTTGGACTTGGAGCCCTCGTGCAGACCGACGCGGACGTCGACACCCGAGTCACGCAGCGACAGCGCGTGGGCGTGGCCCTGGCTGCCGTAGCCGATCACCGCGACCTTGCGGTTCTGGATGATGGACAGGTCGGCGTCGTCGTCGTAGAACAGCTCGGCCACTGGGAATCTCCTTGGAGTGCTGGTGTTGCGTCCCACCGTACGGCGGGAGGGGGCGGGGAGGTTTCGGGGTCTCGCCTGGCGAGAAGGCCCGGGGCGTTCCGTTACGCGGAACGGTCCAGGGCGCGCAGCGAGCGGTCGGTGATGGACCGGGCGCCGCGCCCTATGGCGATCGTGCCGGACTGGACGAGCTCCTTGATGCCGAACTGCTCCAGCATCTTGAGCATCGCCTCCAGCTTGTCACTCGAACCGGTGGCCTCGATGGTGACGGCCTCGGGCGAGACGTCCACGGTCTTGGCGCGGAAGAGCTGGACGATCTCGACGATCTGCGAGCGGGTCTCGTTGTCGGCGCGGACCTTCACCAGGACCAGCTCGCGCTGGATCGCGGCGGCCGGCTCCAGCTCGACGATCTTCAGGACGTTGACCAGCTTGTTGAGCTGCTTGGTCACCTGCTCCAGGGGCAGGCTCTCGACGTTCACCACGATGGTGATGCGGGAGATGTCCGGGTGCTCGGTGACGCCGACCGCGAGCGAGTCGATGTTGAAGCCGCGGCGGGAGAAGAGCGCGGCGATCCGGGCGAGGATGCCGGGGGTGTTCTCGACCAGGACCGAGAGCGTGTGCTTGGACATGTTTCTGATCGCTCTCTCTCAGTCGTCTTCGTTGTCGCCGAAGTCGGGACGGACGCCGCGGGCGGCCATGACCTCGTCGTTGGAGGTGCCGGCGGCGACCATCGGCCACACCATGGCGTCCTCGTGGACGATGAAGTCGACGACGACCGGGCGGTCGTTGATCGCGTTGGCCTCGGCGATGACCTTGTCCAGGTCCTCGGGGGACTCGCAGCGGATCGCGTGGCAGCCCATCGCCTCGGACAGCATCACGAAGTCCGGGACGCGGGTGCCCTTCGAGGGCTGCTTGCCGTCCGCGTCGGGGCCCGAGTGCAGGACGGTGTTGGAGTAGCGCTGGTTGTAGAAGAGGGTCTGCCACTGGCGGACCATCCCGAGGGCGCCGTTGTTGATGATCGCGACCTTGATCGGGATGTTGTTCAGCGCGCAGGTGACCAGCTCCTGGTTGGTCATCTGGAAGCAGCCGTCGCCGTCGATCGCCCAGACCGCGCGGTCCGGGCGCCCGGCCTTGGCGCCCATGGCGGCCGGGACCGCGTACCCCATCGTCCCGGCGCCGCCCGAGTTGAGCCAGGTGGCGGGCTTCTCGTAGTCGATGAAGTGGGCGGCCCACATCTGGTGCTGGCCGACGCCCGCGGCGAAGATCGTGCCCTCCGGGGCGAGTTCGCCGATGCGCTGGATCACCTGCTGGGGGGCGAGGCTGCCGTCGGCGGGCTGCTCGAAGCCGAGCGGGTAGGTCTCGCGCCAGCGGTTGAGGTCCTTCCACCAGGCGGTGTAGTCGCCGGTGTGCCCGTCGTTGTGCTCCGCCTGGACCGCCTGCACCAGGTCGGCGATGACCTCGCGGGCGTCGCCCACGATCGGCACGTCGGCGGTGCGGTTCTTGCCGATCTCCGCCGGGTCGATGTCGGCGTGGACGATCTTGGCGTACGGCGCGAAGCTGTCCAGCTTGCCGGTGACGCGGTCGTCGAAACGGGCTCCGAGGGCGACGATCAGGTCGGCCTTCTGCAGCGCGGTGACGGCGGTGACCGCACCGTGCATGCCCGGCATTCCCACGTGCAGCGGGTGGCTGTCGGGGAACGCGCCCAGCGCCATCAGGGTGGTGGTGACGGGGGCTCCGGTGAGCTCGGCGAGCACCTTCAGCTCGGCCGTGGCGCCGGCCTTGATGACGCCGCCGCCGACGTACAGGACCGGGCGGCGGGCCGCGGTGATCAGCTTGGCGGCCTCGCGGATCTGCTTGGCGTGCGGCTTGGTGACCGGGCGGTAGCCGGGCAGGTCCGTCTGCGGCGGCCAGCTGAAGGTCGTCTTCGCCTGGAGGGCGTCCTTGGCGATGTCGACGAGGACGGGCCCGGGGCGGCCGGTGGCCGCGATGTGGAACGCCTCGGCGATGGTGCGCGGGATGTCCTCGGCCTTGGTGACCAGGAAGTTGTGCTTGGTGATCGGCATGGTGATGCCGCAGATGTCCGCCTCCTGGAAGGCGTCCGTGCCGATGGCCTTGGAGGCGACCTGGCCGGTGATCGCGACGAGCGGCACGGAGTCCATGTGCGCGTCGGCGATCGGGGTGACCAGGTTGGTGGCGCCGGGGCCGGAGGTCGCCATGCAGACGCCGACCTTGCCGGTGGCCTGCGCGTAGCCGGTGGCGGCGTGGCCCGCGCCCTGCTCGTGGCGCACCAGCACGTGGCGGACCTTCGAGGAGTCCATCATCGGGTCGTACGCCGGGAGGATGGCGCCGCCCGGAATGCCGAAGACCGTCTCGGCCCCCACTTCCTCGAGAGAGCGAATGAGGGACTGCGCGCCCGTGACGTGTTCCACGGTGGCGGCGGGCTGTCCGCCGCTACGGGCCCGCGGCTGAGGATGGTGGGCCCCGGAGGCCTGCTCGGTCATCGGCATTCTCTTCTCGATGCTGAGGGTTTTTGCGAGGGTTTGGTGCGACTTCTGTCTGTGCCGGTGCAACAAAAAACCCCTCGTGCCGTGAGGCAAGCGAGGGGAGCGCGTCGGAGGTGTCCGCGGAGCTGTTCGAGCAGCTCCGCTCAGCCGACGCGCTTTCCAAGTACGAGAATTCGGGTGCGCATGGCACTGACCCTCCCCCCGACGCGCCGTCACTGTCAAGTGGGTGGGACGCGCGTCTCACTATTCGAGCCGTTGCGTGCCTGCGGAATCCCGGCGGTGAGCAGCGGCAGGGCCATCCCGGCGGGCACCGGGTACTCGTCCCTGACCAGGGCCCGGCGCAGCCGGTACTCGTCCAGCGGCCCCGAGAAGGCCATGCCCTGGCCGTGGGTGCAGCCCATCGCGCGCAGCGCGAGGACCTGCTCCGGCACGTCCACCCCGTCGGCCACCGAGTGCATGCCGAGGTCGCGGGCGATGCGCAGCAGGCCGCTGGTGATCTTGTGCAGCCTGGCCGACTCGACGACCCCCTCGACCAGGCCCCGGTCGAGCTTGAGCACGTCCACCGGGAGCCGGCGCAGTGCGTTGATCGCCGCGTAGCCGCTGCCGAAGCCGTCCAGCGCGATCCGCACGCCGAGTCTGCGCAGGGCGACGAGACGCTGCTCCAGCTCGTCGAAGGAGATCCGCGGATCGCTGTCGGCGAGCTCGATGATCAGCGCCCCGGAGGGGAGCTGGTGGCGGGTGAGCAGGGCCTCGATCGACCCCAGCGGCAGCGACCGGTCGAGCAGGAGCCGGGCCGAGAGCCGCACGGACACCGGGGTCGGGTGGCCGAGCCTGCCGCGCTCGGCGGCCTGCTCGACGGCCTCCTCCAGCAGCCAGCGGCCCAGTTCGGCGGCGCGGTTGCCCTCGTCGGCGACGCGCAGGAACTCGGCCGGGGTGAACAGGATGCCCTGGGCGGATCTCCAGCGCGCCTGGGCCGAGACGGCGGAGATCCGGCCGGTGGTCAGGCTCACCACCGGCTGGTGGAGCAGGGCGAACTCGCCGTCGTGCAGGGCGGTGCGCAGCCGGGTGGCCAGCTCGGTGCGGCGCACGACGTCGGCCTGCATCTGGGGCGCGTACAGCTCCACCCGGTCCTTGCCGCCGGCCTTGGCCCGGTACATGGCCAGGTCCGCGTTGCGCATGAGGTCGGTGGGGCTGATGGAGGGCTCGGCGAAGGCGACGCCGATCGAGGCGGCCACCCGCACCTCGGCGCCGTCGATGGTGTACGGCTGGGAGAGCATCAGGCGCAGCCGGTCGGCGATCTCGTGGACCTGGAGCTCGCGGGCGCTCTGGTCGCAGCCGCCGTCGCCGGTGATCAGCGCGGCGAACTCGTCGCCGCCGAGACGGGCCGCGGTGTCCCCCGCCCGTACGGATTCGGCCAGTCTTCGGGCGGCCTGGATCAGCAGCTCGTCGCCCGCCTGATGGCCGAGACGGTCGTTGACGCCCTTGAATCCGTCGAGGTCGATGAAGAGCACCGCGGTGCCCTGGTCGCCCGATCTGCGGCCCGCCAGGGCCCCGCGCACCCTGGCGGTGAACAGGGCCCTGTTGGGCAGGTCGGTGAGCGGGTCGTGCTCCGCGTTGTGCTGGAGCTGCGCCTGGAGGCGCACCCGCTCGGTGACGTCCCTGCTGTTGAAGATCAGCCCGCCCTGGTGGCGGCTGACGGTGGACTCCACATTCAGCCAGGTGCCGGTCCCGGAGCGGAAGCGGCACTCCATCCTGGTGGTGGGCTCGTCGGCGGGCTGGGCGGCGAGGAATCTGCGCAGCTCGTGGACGACGCGTCCGAGGTCCTCGGGGTGGATCAGCGA
This window contains:
- the ilvC gene encoding ketol-acid reductoisomerase, yielding MAELFYDDDADLSIIQNRKVAVIGYGSQGHAHALSLRDSGVDVRVGLHEGSKSKAKAEEQGLRVVTPAEAAAEADVIMILVPDPIQAQVYEESIKDNLKDGDALFFGHGLNIRFDFIKPPAGVDVAMVAPKGPGHLVRRQYEEGRGVPCIAAVEQDATGKAFELALSYAKGIGGTRAGVIKTTFKEETETDLFGEQAVLCGGTAALVKAGFETLTEAGYQPEIAYFECLHELKLIVDLMYEGGLEKMRWSVSETAEWGDYVTGPRIITDATKAEMKKVLAEIQDGTFAKNWMDEYHGGLKKYNEYKTQDSEHLLETTGKELRKLMSWVDNDEA
- the ilvN gene encoding acetolactate synthase small subunit, which encodes MSKHTLSVLVENTPGILARIAALFSRRGFNIDSLAVGVTEHPDISRITIVVNVESLPLEQVTKQLNKLVNVLKIVELEPAAAIQRELVLVKVRADNETRSQIVEIVQLFRAKTVDVSPEAVTIEATGSSDKLEAMLKMLEQFGIKELVQSGTIAIGRGARSITDRSLRALDRSA
- a CDS encoding acetolactate synthase large subunit, with amino-acid sequence MPMTEQASGAHHPQPRARSGGQPAATVEHVTGAQSLIRSLEEVGAETVFGIPGGAILPAYDPMMDSSKVRHVLVRHEQGAGHAATGYAQATGKVGVCMATSGPGATNLVTPIADAHMDSVPLVAITGQVASKAIGTDAFQEADICGITMPITKHNFLVTKAEDIPRTIAEAFHIAATGRPGPVLVDIAKDALQAKTTFSWPPQTDLPGYRPVTKPHAKQIREAAKLITAARRPVLYVGGGVIKAGATAELKVLAELTGAPVTTTLMALGAFPDSHPLHVGMPGMHGAVTAVTALQKADLIVALGARFDDRVTGKLDSFAPYAKIVHADIDPAEIGKNRTADVPIVGDAREVIADLVQAVQAEHNDGHTGDYTAWWKDLNRWRETYPLGFEQPADGSLAPQQVIQRIGELAPEGTIFAAGVGQHQMWAAHFIDYEKPATWLNSGGAGTMGYAVPAAMGAKAGRPDRAVWAIDGDGCFQMTNQELVTCALNNIPIKVAIINNGALGMVRQWQTLFYNQRYSNTVLHSGPDADGKQPSKGTRVPDFVMLSEAMGCHAIRCESPEDLDKVIAEANAINDRPVVVDFIVHEDAMVWPMVAAGTSNDEVMAARGVRPDFGDNEDD
- a CDS encoding putative bifunctional diguanylate cyclase/phosphodiesterase — protein: MSAPGALMARDTVATGSAVLRHQLVLAALCAGYGVGAGLGWGSEQLALIMGDFGLSAAALVAAVSCLLYARTEECRFRSAWLLFSLSSFMACAGNAVWGWYEVVLAAPVPTPSAADLFFMCFAPPAIVGLLVLAKRPVSRAGWVCLGLDAWLIGGSLLTLSWSLALAHTAHAQGESVAPAALALAYPLLDIVLVSMVLALHFRRSPANRSAVNTAIAGLALTVVCDALFTSPLLRESYRSGQLLDAGWFAGSLLLAYAPWGARHASRAAGGRPSGPRRPGRPLGGSLAALTPYLAAAVCTLGILYSVTQDRRVDRVVVITACTVVLALVVRQGIMLLDNIALAQELAQKENHFRSLVQGSSDVIMIAAPSGVLRYVSPAATKVYGRDAEELVGSELASLIHPEDLGRVVHELRRFLAAQPADEPTTRMECRFRSGTGTWLNVESTVSRHQGGLIFNSRDVTERVRLQAQLQHNAEHDPLTDLPNRALFTARVRGALAGRRSGDQGTAVLFIDLDGFKGVNDRLGHQAGDELLIQAARRLAESVRAGDTAARLGGDEFAALITGDGGCDQSARELQVHEIADRLRLMLSQPYTIDGAEVRVAASIGVAFAEPSISPTDLMRNADLAMYRAKAGGKDRVELYAPQMQADVVRRTELATRLRTALHDGEFALLHQPVVSLTTGRISAVSAQARWRSAQGILFTPAEFLRVADEGNRAAELGRWLLEEAVEQAAERGRLGHPTPVSVRLSARLLLDRSLPLGSIEALLTRHQLPSGALIIELADSDPRISFDELEQRLVALRRLGVRIALDGFGSGYAAINALRRLPVDVLKLDRGLVEGVVESARLHKITSGLLRIARDLGMHSVADGVDVPEQVLALRAMGCTHGQGMAFSGPLDEYRLRRALVRDEYPVPAGMALPLLTAGIPQARNGSNSETRVPPT